In the genome of Acipenser ruthenus unplaced genomic scaffold, fAciRut3.2 maternal haplotype, whole genome shotgun sequence, the window tgtctcgctgtgtgtgtgtgtgcgtgtcagagcGCGCGTGTGTCAGGGTAACCCTCTTCTCTCCTCgtgtctcgctgtgtgtgtgtgcgtgtcagagcGCGTGTGTGTCCGGGTAACCCTCTTCTCTCCTCgtgtctcgctgtgtgtgtgtgcgtgtcagagcGCGTGTGTGTCAGGgtaaccctctcctctcctcgtgtctcgctgtgtgtgtgtgcgtgtcagagcGCGTGTGTGTCAGGGTAACGCTCTCCTCTCCTCGTGTCTCGCTGTGTGTCCGGgtaaccctctcctctcctcgtgtctcgctgtgtgtgtgtgcgtgtcagagcGCGTGTGTGTCAGGgtaaccctctcctctcctcgtgtctcgctgtgtgtgtgtgcgtgtcagagcGCGTGTGTGTCAGGGTAACGCTCTCCTCTCCTCGTGTCTCGCTGTGTGTCCGGGTAACGCTCTCCTCTCCTCGTGTCTCGCTGTGTGTCAGGGTAACGCTCTCCTCTCCTCGTGTCTCGCTGTGTGTCCGGGTAACGCTCTCCTCTCCTCGTGTCTCTGCAGAGAGAACCACAGTGAGATTGAACGGCGTCGGCGCAACAAGATGACCGCGTACATCACGGAGCTGTCGGACATGGTGCCCACGTGCAACGCCCTGGCACGCAAACCAGACAAGCTGACCATCCTGCGCATGGCCGTGTCACACATGAAGTCCCTGCGCGGCACGGGCAACACGGGCACCGATGGCAGCTACAAACCATCCTTCCTCACCGACCAGGTCAGAGTCTCTCTCACACTAACTGCTCTGCAATTGGAGTCTGATTCCCTCCGAGTCTCTCTCACACTAACTGCTCTGCAATTGGAGTCTGATTCCCTCCGAGTCTCTCTCACACTAACTGCTCTGCAATTGGAGTCTGATTCCCTCCGAGTCTCTCTCGCACTAACTGCTCTGCAATTGGAGTCTGATTCCCTCCGAGTCTCTCTCACCCTAACTGCTCTGCAATTGGAGTCTGGTTCCCTCCGAGTCTCTCTCACACTAACTGCTCTGCAATTGGAGTCTGATTCCCTCCGAGTCTCTCTCGCACTAACTGCTCTGCAATTGGAGTCTGATTCCCTCCGAGTCTCTCTCACACTAACTGCTCTGCAATTGGAGTCTGATTCCCTCCGGGTCTCTCTCACACTAACTGCTCTGCAATTGGAGTCTGGTTCCCTCCGAGTCTCTCTCACACTAACTGCTGTGCAATTGGAGTCTGGTTCCCTCCGAGTCTCTCTCACACTAACTGCTCTGCAATTGGAGTCTGGTTCCCTCCGAGTCTCTCTCACACTAACTGCTGTGCAATTGGAGTCTGGTTCCCTCCGAGTCTCTCTCGCACTAACTGCTCTGCAATTGGAGTCTGGTTCCCTCCGAGTCTCTCTCGCACTAACTGCTCTGCAATTGGAGTCTGGTTCCCTCCGAGTCTCTCTCGCACTAACTGCTCTGCAATTGGAGTCTGGTTCCCTCCGAGTCTCTCTCGCACTAACTGCTCTGCAATTGGAGTCTGATTCCCTCCGAGTCTCTCTCGCACTAACTGCTCTGCAATTGGAGTCTGGTTCCCATTCctacactgtgtgtgtctctctctaatGCCCTgtgtgtcgtcccccccccccccccccctcacaggAGCTGAAGCACCTGATTCTGGAGGCTGCGGATGGCTTCCTGTTTGTGGTGTCGTGTGAGACGGGCCGGCTGGTGTACGTGTCGGACTCGGTCACGCCGGTTCTGAACCAGCAGCAGTCGGACTGGTTCGGCAGCTCCCTGTACGAGCAGGTCCACCCCGAGGACGTGGACAAGCTGAGAGAGCAGCTGTGCACGAGCGAGAGCGCCATGACAGGTACacagcctctctgtgctttacaatgcttccctatgctttaccagacctctctgtgctttacaatgcttccctatgctttaccagacctctctgtgctttacaatgcttccctatgctttaccacacctctctgtgctttacaatgcttccctatgctttaccacacctctctgtgctttacaatgcttccctatgctttaccagacctctctgtgctttacaatgcttccctatgctttaccagacctccctgtgctttacaatgcttccctatgctttaccagacctctctgtgctttacaatgcttccctatgctttaccagacctctctgtgctttacaatgcttccctatgctttaccagacctctctgtgctttacaatgcttccctatgctttaccagacctctctgtgctttacaatgcttccctatgctttaccagacctccctgtgctttacaatgcttccctatgctttaccagacctctccgtgctttacaatgcttccctatgctttaccagacctctctgtgctttacaatgcttccctatgctttaccacacctctctgtgctttacaatgcttccctatgctttaccacacctctctgtgctttacaatgcttccctatgctttaccacacctctctgtgctttacaatgcttccctatgctttaccacacctctctgtgctttacaatgcttccctatgctttaccacacctctctgtgctttacaatgcttccctatgctttaccatgctttcactgtgctttattacactttgctgtgcttttacagtgGGGAATCTCTCATAAGGGTTGGTTAGTTTTTGGAAGCTGTCTCTATAATGGCTCAATGCTGTTTCCTGCGCAGGGCGAGTCCTGGACCTCAAGACTGGCACAGTGAAGAAGgagggccagcagtcctcccagagGATGACGTTGGGGTCCCGACGCTCCTTCATCTGCAGGATGAGGTGAGGGGGgtgggggcaggggcaggggggcaTTGAGGTAGgataaccccaaccccaaacccccccacccccccccccccaagtcacATTCTTAGTGTGTGTTTTGCTGTAGTTCAGCAGGGATAGGGTCCTTGCATTGTACATTGATcccattcagcagtgtgatccagtcctggtttcactgtgagtttaatgatcagacacacctgatcttgttacctgtcctagacacactggggctgatcgaGCTGGTATTTtcctgtgtttctctgcaggtgtgGAAACTGTCCCGTGGAGCCCGCCTCTGTGAACAGACTGAGCTTCCTGCGCAACAGAAACAGGTGAGAATGGACTTTATTCAGtacatgtgtctgtctgtctgtctgtctgtctgtgtctctatcggtctgtctgtctgtgtctctctataTGCCTGTCTCTGTCTAACAGGGTTGAATAGGGGctataactgcagtgtactgaaATGAAAAGGTTTGATTTGACATGGACACACAAGTTTAAATgattagtgtgtatatatatatatatatatattaatgtttcaGGAAAAGTAAACGCAGTGAAGTAAACCTGTAAATCTTTAAGTTTTTTGTGCTTCCTCTTCACGCTGGCCTGTGTTTGCCCCGTGTGTTTgtggttgtattttttattttttgggatgTGCTTCCTCTTCACGCGGGtctgtgtttgctctgtgtgtttgtggttgtattttttattttttgggatgTGCTTCCTCTTCACGTGGGCCTGTGTTTGCCCCGTGGCTCTGAGCGCTCGTTTGCTTGTCTTGTAGGAGTGGTCTGGGTCCAGTTAAGGACGGGGAGCCCCAGTATGTGGTGGTGCACTGCACTGGATACATCAGGTCCTGGCCCCCTGCTGGCACGTAACCAAATTACTCACTTCTCATTGCTGTACAACCTATCTTCATTTATAGATATATTTTCATGTCTAGTTGACAAGGTTCCCTTGGTTGAAAATAATAATGTGGCagagatgggaatcagactcccgctgcacagcagtgtgatccagtcctggtttcactgtgagtttaataatcagacacacctgagcttgttagctagacacactggggctgatcaagctggtagcagtaaaacctggactgggtgaccctgctgtgcaataggagtctgattcccatccctgatgtGATCTCCAGCACCAAATTACATAAACACAGCTTGTCCTGATTTTTCTCAAATTTAATTTTGGTACTGAATGGGTTAATAACtgtgtgttgtttgttgtttgtttgtttgtttgtttgtttgttcaggaATCTCGTTGCCGGAGGAGGAGTCGGATGCTGTGCAGGGCAGTAAGTTCTGTCTGGTGGCAATCGGCAGACTGCAGGTGAgacccacattattattattattattattattattattattattattattattactgatgcatttagcagacgtctttatcccaggcgactcgcacaggtgtcacagggcagcacagggttacaatgcaagcttcatatttaaatacagtgtagtttacagcaagtgcaaataataacactactagaatacaatatgaactaggatgctgtgtataataataacactactagaatacaatatgaactaggatgctgtgtataataataacactactagaatacaatatgaactaggatgctctgtataataataacactactagaatacaatatgaactaggatgctatgtataataataacactactagaatacattctgaactaggatgctctgtataataataacactactagaatacaatatgaactaggatgctgtgtataataataacactactagaatacaatatgaactaggatgctgtgtataataataacactgctagaatacaatatgaactaggatgctatgtataataataacactactagaatacaatatgaactaggatgctatgtataataataacactactagaatacaatatgaactaggatgctatgtataataataacactactagaatacaatatgaactaggatgctgtgtataataataacactactagaatacaatatgaactaggatgctctgtataataataacactactagaatacaatctgaactaggatgctatgtataataataacactactagaatacaatatgaactaggatgctatgtataataataacactactagaatacaatatgaactaggatgaaTGCAgccagttagatttttttttatctccaatgaCATGTTAGTATTGCAAGGACAGTGAGTTGGCTGAGATCACATGACTGTCCTTTCCCTGGACCCTGTGCTTTTCTGAGTTGTACTGTGTATCAGTTTGCTGTGATATTGATGTACCTGccaggaatgtgtgtgtgtgtttgtgtgtctgatGCCTAGGTgagcagctgctccagcagcacaGACATGAGTAACATCTCCATCCCCATCGAGTTCATCTCCCGGCACAGCAGCAAAGGGGTCTACACCTTCGTGGACCATCGCTGCGTGGCCACCGTGGGCTACCAGCCACAGGTAACCAACCACGGCGTGGCCCGTAGAACAACCTACCCTGGtatttttggggtgggggggggtggttgTTTTATGGTGTGAAGTGCCAGCTTGTCTTGTCGTTCCTTGGCAGGAGCTCCTCGGGAAGGAGGTGTTTGAGTTTGCCCACCCTGAGGACCAGGGGCTGCTGCGGGACAGTTTCCAGCAGGTAATGGCGGGTTAGCTGACTCGCTAGTGCGAGTCTTGAACCCGGAACGATTCCCTCAGTGCAGCGATCAGCCAGGTTAATGTGAATACTTTATCaggcctcacacacacacacacacacacacacaccctgctaatgAGATACAATAACTACAAGAGATTACCAGACACAGACAACCTCCCTATATCAAACCCTCAATAAGGAACGTGTTTCCTGCTCAGtaactctctctttctctctctctctctctctctctctctctctcgctctctctctctctctctcgctctctctctctgcccagGTGACCAAGCTGAAAGGGCAGGTTCTGTCTGTGATGTTCCGGTTCCGGTCCAAGAGCAGAGAGTGGATCTGGATGAGAACCAGCTCCTTCACCTTCCAGAACCCCTTCTCCGAGGAGGTAGAGTACATCATCTGCACCAACGCCAACGTCAAGTGAGTCCGGCACTGCGTCgtgtagtgtgtgtgtctgtctctgtgtgtgtgtgtgtgtgtgtctctctctctgtctctgtgtgtgtgtgtgtgtgtgtgtgtgtctgtctctctgtgtgtgtgtgtgtgtctctgtctctgtgtgtgtgtgtgtgtgtgtgtgtctctgtgtgtgtgtgtgtgtgtgtgtctctgtgtgtgtgtgtgtgtgtgtctctgtctctctgtgtgtgtgtgtgtctgtctgtgtgtgtgtctctgtctctctgcgtgcgtgcgtgcgtgcgtgcgtgcgtgcgtgcgtgcgtgcgtgtgtgcgtgtgtttgcattagacttttctttctttcacagtGAATTCAGTGTAGTCTGATTTAGAGTCTGTGATGTCATAGTAATGCCCTGTTACATTGTaaacccccccactccccccccccccccccccccccttgtggtGTCAGGGCCCCGAGCCAGGAGTCtcgccctcccctcccccccccttcagTGCAGATACCCCGCCTGGGGCAAAGTCCCAACCTGGCTTTGGAAATGAGCCCGAGGCAGACGGGATCTAGGTGAGACTCAGAGCGCTGGTACAGCCCccccctgctcctcctcctccctctctctctctctctctctctctctctct includes:
- the LOC117962616 gene encoding aryl hydrocarbon receptor nuclear translocator-like isoform X7, giving the protein MDGAVTSDMASDVPSLGVAPGKQGAESQAGGAVVAQRGPKRRAPLDFDDDDDEGDGNNKLFRENHSEIERRRRNKMTAYITELSDMVPTCNALARKPDKLTILRMAVSHMKSLRGTGNTGTDGSYKPSFLTDQELKHLILEAADGFLFVVSCETGRLVYVSDSVTPVLNQQQSDWFGSSLYEQVHPEDVDKLREQLCTSESAMTGRVLDLKTGTVKKEGQQSSQRMTLGSRRSFICRMRCGNCPVEPASVNRLSFLRNRNRSGLGPVKDGEPQYVVVHCTGYIRSWPPAGISLPEEESDAVQGSKFCLVAIGRLQVSSCSSSTDMSNISIPIEFISRHSSKGVYTFVDHRCVATVGYQPQELLGKEVFEFAHPEDQGLLRDSFQQVTKLKGQVLSVMFRFRSKSREWIWMRTSSFTFQNPFSEEVEYIICTNANVKQLQQQQQQAELEGVPGRDAIAPYASSPVDAMQGNHLTQVSVQPVAATGPERSKPLDKGSPLFQDMYPGISPEQSKPLPPSVGQGAQQIFSQGTPYSNTRPAESFRSAGLTPQGAVLQQQSGSAGQILAQISRQSNPVLVGGASTWTGSHAPFSAQQQQQMVSQQASLKTQSPSYGMGSFQGTPSSFNPVSTVSPSAASMYPNSNPARNPAISTATAAGTFGESNQAGMQFQARPAEGVGVWQQWQGAGTQHGHQGSSQVEVFPDMLSILGEQGPGFGSDEFAELPIFPSFNE
- the LOC117962616 gene encoding aryl hydrocarbon receptor nuclear translocator-like isoform X5, whose amino-acid sequence is MDGAVTSDMASDVPSLGVAPGKQGAESQAGGAVVAQRGPKRRAPLDFDDDDDEGDGNNKLFRENHSEIERRRRNKMTAYITELSDMVPTCNALARKPDKLTILRMAVSHMKSLRGTGNTGTDGSYKPSFLTDQELKHLILEAADGFLFVVSCETGRLVYVSDSVTPVLNQQQSDWFGSSLYEQVHPEDVDKLREQLCTSESAMTGRVLDLKTGTVKKEGQQSSQRMTLGSRRSFICRMRCGNCPVEPASVNRLSFLRNRNRSGLGPVKDGEPQYVVVHCTGYIRSWPPAGISLPEEESDAVQGSKFCLVAIGRLQVSSCSSSTDMSNISIPIEFISRHSSKGVYTFVDHRCVATVGYQPQELLGKEVFEFAHPEDQGLLRDSFQQVTKLKGQVLSVMFRFRSKSREWIWMRTSSFTFQNPFSEEVEYIICTNANVKAPSQESRPPLPPPSVQIPRLGQSPNLALEMSPRQTGSRQLQQQQQQAELEGVPGRDAIAPYASSPVDAMQGNHLTQVSVQPVAATGPERSKPLDKGSPLFQDMYPGISPEQSKPLPPSVGQGAQQIFSQGTPYSNTRPAESFRSAGLTPQGAVLQQQSGSAGQILAQISRQSNPVLVGGASTWTGSHAPFSAQQQQQMVSQQASLKTQSPSYGMGSFQGTPSSFNPVSTVSPSAASMYPNSNPARNPAISTATAAGTFGESNQAGMQFQARPAEGVGVWQQWQGAGTQHGHQGSSQVEVFPDMLSILGEQGPGFGSDEFAELPIFPSFNE
- the LOC117962616 gene encoding aryl hydrocarbon receptor nuclear translocator-like isoform X4; this translates as MDGAVTSDMASDVPSLGVAPGKQGAESQAGGAVVAQRGPKRRAPLDFDDDDDEGDGNNKLFRCEDDQGGSNDKERFARENHSEIERRRRNKMTAYITELSDMVPTCNALARKPDKLTILRMAVSHMKSLRGTGNTGTDGSYKPSFLTDQELKHLILEAADGFLFVVSCETGRLVYVSDSVTPVLNQQQSDWFGSSLYEQVHPEDVDKLREQLCTSESAMTGRVLDLKTGTVKKEGQQSSQRMTLGSRRSFICRMRCGNCPVEPASVNRLSFLRNRNRSGLGPVKDGEPQYVVVHCTGYIRSWPPAGISLPEEESDAVQGSKFCLVAIGRLQVSSCSSSTDMSNISIPIEFISRHSSKGVYTFVDHRCVATVGYQPQELLGKEVFEFAHPEDQGLLRDSFQQVTKLKGQVLSVMFRFRSKSREWIWMRTSSFTFQNPFSEEVEYIICTNANVKAPSQESRPPLPPPSVQIPRLGQSPNLALEMSPRQTGSRQLQQQQQQAELEGVPGRDAIAPYASSPVDAMQGNHLTQVSVQPVAATGPERSKPLDKGSPLFQDMYPGISPEQSKPLPPSVGQGAQQIFSQGTPYSNTRPAESFRSAGLTPQGAVLQQQSGSAGQILAQISRQSNPVLVGGASTWTGSHAPFSAQQMVSQQASLKTQSPSYGMGSFQGTPSSFNPVSTVSPSAASMYPNSNPARNPAISTATAAGTFGESNQAGMQFQARPAEGVGVWQQWQGAGTQHGHQGSSQVEVFPDMLSILGEQGPGFGSDEFAELPIFPSFNE
- the LOC117962616 gene encoding aryl hydrocarbon receptor nuclear translocator-like isoform X2 → MDGAVTSDMASDVPSLGVAPGKQGAESQAGGAVVAQRGPKRRAPLDFDDDDDEGDGNNKLFRCEDDQGGSNDKERFARENHSEIERRRRNKMTAYITELSDMVPTCNALARKPDKLTILRMAVSHMKSLRGTGNTGTDGSYKPSFLTDQELKHLILEAADGFLFVVSCETGRLVYVSDSVTPVLNQQQSDWFGSSLYEQVHPEDVDKLREQLCTSESAMTGRVLDLKTGTVKKEGQQSSQRMTLGSRRSFICRMRCGNCPVEPASVNRLSFLRNRNRSGLGPVKDGEPQYVVVHCTGYIRSWPPAGISLPEEESDAVQGSKFCLVAIGRLQVSSCSSSTDMSNISIPIEFISRHSSKGVYTFVDHRCVATVGYQPQELLGKEVFEFAHPEDQGLLRDSFQQVTKLKGQVLSVMFRFRSKSREWIWMRTSSFTFQNPFSEEVEYIICTNANVKAPSQESRPPLPPPSVQIPRLGQSPNLALEMSPRQTGSRQLQQQQQQAELEGVPGRDAIAPYASSPVDAMQGNHLTQVSVQPVAATGPERSKPLDKGSPLFQDMYPGISPEQSKPLPPSVGQGAQQIFSQGTPYSNTRPAESFRSAGLTPQGAVLQQQSGSAGQILAQISRQSNPVLVGGASTWTGSHAPFSAQQQQMVSQQASLKTQSPSYGMGSFQGTPSSFNPVSTVSPSAASMYPNSNPARNPAISTATAAGTFGESNQAGMQFQARPAEGVGVWQQWQGAGTQHGHQGSSQVEVFPDMLSILGEQGPGFGSDEFAELPIFPSFNE
- the LOC117962616 gene encoding aryl hydrocarbon receptor nuclear translocator-like isoform X6 — protein: MDGAVTSDMASDVPSLGVAPGKQGAESQAGGAVVAQRGPKRRAPLDFDDDDDEGDGNNKLFRCEDDQGGSNDKERFARENHSEIERRRRNKMTAYITELSDMVPTCNALARKPDKLTILRMAVSHMKSLRGTGNTGTDGSYKPSFLTDQELKHLILEAADGFLFVVSCETGRLVYVSDSVTPVLNQQQSDWFGSSLYEQVHPEDVDKLREQLCTSESAMTGRVLDLKTGTVKKEGQQSSQRMTLGSRRSFICRMRCGNCPVEPASVNRLSFLRNRNRSGLGPVKDGEPQYVVVHCTGYIRSWPPAGISLPEEESDAVQGSKFCLVAIGRLQVSSCSSSTDMSNISIPIEFISRHSSKGVYTFVDHRCVATVGYQPQELLGKEVFEFAHPEDQGLLRDSFQQVTKLKGQVLSVMFRFRSKSREWIWMRTSSFTFQNPFSEEVEYIICTNANVKQLQQQQQQAELEGVPGRDAIAPYASSPVDAMQGNHLTQVSVQPVAATGPERSKPLDKGSPLFQDMYPGISPEQSKPLPPSVGQGAQQIFSQGTPYSNTRPAESFRSAGLTPQGAVLQQQSGSAGQILAQISRQSNPVLVGGASTWTGSHAPFSAQQQQQMVSQQASLKTQSPSYGMGSFQGTPSSFNPVSTVSPSAASMYPNSNPARNPAISTATAAGTFGESNQAGMQFQARPAEGVGVWQQWQGAGTQHGHQGSSQVEVFPDMLSILGEQGPGFGSDEFAELPIFPSFNE
- the LOC117962616 gene encoding aryl hydrocarbon receptor nuclear translocator-like isoform X1 codes for the protein MDGAVTSDMASDVPSLGVAPGKQGAESQAGGAVVAQRGPKRRAPLDFDDDDDEGDGNNKLFRCEDDQGGSNDKERFARENHSEIERRRRNKMTAYITELSDMVPTCNALARKPDKLTILRMAVSHMKSLRGTGNTGTDGSYKPSFLTDQELKHLILEAADGFLFVVSCETGRLVYVSDSVTPVLNQQQSDWFGSSLYEQVHPEDVDKLREQLCTSESAMTGRVLDLKTGTVKKEGQQSSQRMTLGSRRSFICRMRCGNCPVEPASVNRLSFLRNRNRSGLGPVKDGEPQYVVVHCTGYIRSWPPAGISLPEEESDAVQGSKFCLVAIGRLQVSSCSSSTDMSNISIPIEFISRHSSKGVYTFVDHRCVATVGYQPQELLGKEVFEFAHPEDQGLLRDSFQQVTKLKGQVLSVMFRFRSKSREWIWMRTSSFTFQNPFSEEVEYIICTNANVKAPSQESRPPLPPPSVQIPRLGQSPNLALEMSPRQTGSRQLQQQQQQAELEGVPGRDAIAPYASSPVDAMQGNHLTQVSVQPVAATGPERSKPLDKGSPLFQDMYPGISPEQSKPLPPSVGQGAQQIFSQGTPYSNTRPAESFRSAGLTPQGAVLQQQSGSAGQILAQISRQSNPVLVGGASTWTGSHAPFSAQQQQQMVSQQASLKTQSPSYGMGSFQGTPSSFNPVSTVSPSAASMYPNSNPARNPAISTATAAGTFGESNQAGMQFQARPAEGVGVWQQWQGAGTQHGHQGSSQVEVFPDMLSILGEQGPGFGSDEFAELPIFPSFNE
- the LOC117962616 gene encoding aryl hydrocarbon receptor nuclear translocator-like isoform X3, with the translated sequence MDGAVTSDMASDVPSLGVAPGKQGAESQAGGAVVAQRGPKRRAPLDFDDDDDEGDGNNKLFRCEDDQGGSNDKERFARENHSEIERRRRNKMTAYITELSDMVPTCNALARKPDKLTILRMAVSHMKSLRGTGNTGTDGSYKPSFLTDQELKHLILEAADGFLFVVSCETGRLVYVSDSVTPVLNQQQSDWFGSSLYEQVHPEDVDKLREQLCTSESAMTGRVLDLKTGTVKKEGQQSSQRMTLGSRRSFICRMRCGNCPVEPASVNRLSFLRNRNRSGLGPVKDGEPQYVVVHCTGYIRSWPPAGISLPEEESDAVQGSKFCLVAIGRLQVSSCSSSTDMSNISIPIEFISRHSSKGVYTFVDHRCVATVGYQPQELLGKEVFEFAHPEDQGLLRDSFQQVTKLKGQVLSVMFRFRSKSREWIWMRTSSFTFQNPFSEEVEYIICTNANVKAPSQESRPPLPPPSVQIPRLGQSPNLALEMSPRQTGSRQLQQQQQQAELEGVPGRDAIAPYASSPVDAMQGNHLTQVSVQPVAATGPERSKPLDKGSPLFQDMYPGISPEQSKPLPPSVGQGAQQIFSQGTPYSNTRPAESFRSAGLTPQGAVLQQQSGSAGQILAQISRQSNPVLVGGASTWTGSHAPFSAQQQMVSQQASLKTQSPSYGMGSFQGTPSSFNPVSTVSPSAASMYPNSNPARNPAISTATAAGTFGESNQAGMQFQARPAEGVGVWQQWQGAGTQHGHQGSSQVEVFPDMLSILGEQGPGFGSDEFAELPIFPSFNE